The following coding sequences lie in one Synechococcus sp. CC9902 genomic window:
- a CDS encoding AbrB family transcriptional regulator: MLTGSDLLNKVKELGDISKADLVRSCGYVSIKKNGEERLNFTSFYEALLEAKGVNLGTNGFAGDGKSGRKLSYVATVQGNGNLLIGKAYSALLDLKVGDEFEIKLGRQQIRLVPVGGSEDDDD; the protein is encoded by the coding sequence ATGCTCACCGGGAGTGACCTGCTTAACAAAGTCAAAGAATTGGGTGACATCAGCAAGGCTGATCTTGTCCGATCTTGTGGCTATGTAAGCATCAAAAAGAACGGCGAAGAGAGGCTGAATTTCACCTCGTTCTATGAAGCGCTTTTAGAAGCTAAAGGTGTCAATCTTGGCACGAATGGCTTCGCTGGGGATGGTAAGTCAGGTCGCAAATTGAGCTATGTCGCCACGGTTCAAGGCAATGGCAACTTATTAATCGGCAAAGCCTATTCAGCCCTGCTCGACCTGAAAGTTGGTGACGAATTCGAAATCAAGCTTGGACGCCAACAAATTCGTTTGGTTCCGGTTGGTGGAAGTGAAGACGATGACGATTGA
- a CDS encoding Nif11 domain/cupin domain-containing protein, whose protein sequence is MAEHDLIRFLDKVGQLQALVKSLDADPERRDQLAACSSHNQVVAIAKGWGFDIGRRWGESASGTNQADNLFHIKCPPPGEETSRELASGQGWHLKVICSNAFGSPEQSWMDQSEMEWGLVLRGSAQLRFQGDEGMMDLSPGDHFFIPPHRLHRVERSDPDPGTLWLALYWHA, encoded by the coding sequence ATGGCAGAGCATGATCTGATCCGTTTTCTGGACAAGGTTGGACAGTTGCAGGCGCTGGTGAAAAGCCTTGATGCCGATCCAGAGCGACGTGATCAGTTGGCAGCCTGTTCCTCCCACAATCAAGTTGTGGCTATTGCCAAAGGCTGGGGTTTTGATATTGGTCGACGTTGGGGAGAGTCGGCCTCAGGGACTAATCAGGCCGATAATTTATTTCATATAAAATGCCCCCCACCGGGGGAAGAAACCTCACGCGAGTTGGCGTCAGGTCAGGGATGGCACCTCAAAGTGATCTGCTCCAACGCATTTGGTTCACCCGAGCAGTCGTGGATGGATCAATCAGAGATGGAATGGGGCCTGGTGTTACGGGGTAGTGCTCAGCTGCGGTTTCAGGGAGATGAGGGAATGATGGACCTAAGCCCAGGCGACCATTTCTTCATTCCGCCGCATCGGCTCCATCGGGTTGAACGAAGCGATCCGGATCCTGGAACGCTTTGGCTGGCGTTGTATTGGCACGCTTAA
- a CDS encoding c-type cytochrome — MKRLIQGVLTALLMLLMAPGLGQAAASSEGAALFQQHCAACHINGGNIIRRGKTLKLKALERQGIASMDAIAQIAREGVGQMSGYGDVLGPGGDQLVAEWIWEQAQNAWIQG, encoded by the coding sequence GTGAAAAGGTTGATCCAAGGAGTGTTGACCGCTCTATTGATGCTGCTGATGGCGCCAGGGCTCGGACAGGCTGCAGCATCGAGCGAAGGAGCAGCACTTTTTCAGCAGCATTGTGCTGCTTGCCATATCAATGGCGGCAACATCATTCGTCGAGGCAAAACACTCAAGCTGAAGGCATTAGAGCGTCAAGGGATTGCGTCAATGGACGCAATCGCTCAAATTGCTAGGGAAGGCGTCGGCCAGATGAGCGGCTACGGCGATGTTCTTGGTCCTGGTGGGGATCAACTCGTTGCGGAATGGATTTGGGAGCAGGCTCAAAATGCTTGGATCCAGGGGTAA
- a CDS encoding YciI family protein yields MARFVLWGTYCSNALEKRTPYREEHLSRLKSLKQDGILITLGPTEGSTHVFGIFEAETLSVVQQLVAEDVYWREGIWTAVNVYPWIQAF; encoded by the coding sequence ATGGCACGTTTTGTTCTTTGGGGTACATATTGTTCAAATGCCCTTGAAAAGCGCACCCCATATCGTGAAGAGCACTTATCACGTTTGAAATCCCTTAAGCAGGATGGAATCCTGATCACTTTGGGGCCAACAGAAGGGAGCACCCATGTGTTCGGGATTTTTGAAGCCGAAACTCTCAGCGTTGTGCAGCAGCTTGTGGCTGAAGATGTGTACTGGAGGGAAGGGATCTGGACGGCTGTAAACGTTTACCCCTGGATCCAAGCATTTTGA
- a CDS encoding phosphate-starvation-inducible PsiE family protein translates to MSSFQKPTRGGRQSFLSWVDTGERLVARILALITGVVIISALLKLVLSLGSKLLTGSEATWLGDDLIKVLGDLLTVLIALEVLQNITSYLRRHVVQIELVLVTALTAVARKVIVLPSGAEDKPQLLVGLGIAVAALAAAYWLVKRANTTPAKAFQDPDRFVQPDGADAAE, encoded by the coding sequence TTGAGCTCTTTTCAAAAGCCCACTCGCGGCGGACGACAGTCTTTTTTGAGCTGGGTCGACACCGGCGAACGACTCGTGGCCAGGATTCTCGCCCTGATCACCGGGGTTGTGATTATTTCAGCGTTGCTGAAACTGGTGCTATCACTTGGCTCCAAGTTGCTAACGGGTTCGGAAGCGACTTGGCTCGGTGACGACTTAATCAAGGTGCTTGGGGACTTACTCACCGTTCTCATCGCCCTTGAAGTTCTTCAAAACATCACGAGCTACTTACGACGACACGTCGTTCAAATTGAGCTCGTTCTCGTCACAGCTCTCACTGCAGTTGCTCGAAAAGTGATCGTGCTGCCCTCGGGGGCAGAAGACAAGCCGCAGTTACTGGTTGGCCTGGGAATCGCTGTCGCAGCATTGGCGGCCGCGTATTGGCTGGTTAAGCGTGCCAATACAACGCCAGCCAAAGCGTTCCAGGATCCGGATCGCTTCGTTCAACCCGATGGAGCCGATGCGGCGGAATGA